The genomic segment CAAATGCTTGTTTCTCTCGATACCTTATAAAGTTTATAGCAGTTGATTTTACACGGGATGGTTTCAACTGCCTTTGAGGGTTTTGTCAAGATGTTTTACACACTTGTCCAGAGTCACTCAATGTGGATTGAGAGTCTACAAAAATGGAATTTCCTGTACACATTCATTTTTATGCACCTGATGTTCTGGGTGAATTGATTTTGAGCCAATTACTTTGCTTCCCACTTAAAGATCTTCAGAACTTTCAAATCTGAGATTCCGAATTTCACTCTTAGGATCATCAACACCACAGGACTAAGTGTTGTCAGAGGTCACCTGGTCCCTCACCTGCCCTCTCCATCAGGGACAGTCAGTGCAAGAAAGCTGAAGCAAAGAGGAATTAATTGGCCCAAATTACTTAGCAAATTGGTGTGGGGGCTTTCAGGAATGGCTAGATCCAGGACTCAAACACTGGCTGAGATTTGGTCTCTATTTCTGCTCTGTAGCCCTCTATGTGGTTTTGTGCTTCGGGCTACTCTTGCCTTGTGGTGGGAAATTAGCCACCTGCAACTCTGGTCCCAAGTCCTCACTGGTTAGCCACTCCTAGCACTCCCAGCAGAGAGGTCCTCTTCTCCCAGCAGTTCCAACAAAGGCCCAGAAATGAGTCTCCCTGCCTAGATTGgtctctttcttatttctgaacCAATCACTGGAAATAAAAAGATGGGCTGTTTTGATTGGCCAGGCCTGAGTCACATGTCCTTGGAGCTGCCAGGGTGAGGTCAGCTCCAGCTAGAGCACATGGACCCAAAAGGGGCAGGAGTGGCTTCTCAGGATAATTGGAAGACTTttaccagaagaagagggagtGGCTGCTGGACAGGCAACTGAACAAACAGAAGTGCTGCCCAGTCCAGGCCCAGAGAAGCCACCTCTCTGGGGCCATCCCGGACAAATCTCCTTTAGCTCCTGTTTGCCTATCTCCATGACACCTGGGGTTCCCTGTACCCCCTGTCCATCCGGGCATCTTCCTGACCTCCCCCTTCTTTACATCCAGATCCTGAAGAGGTGATGAGtaaacacactacacagaagcaacTCATTGAGAAAAAACTGGGGACCATGACGGAGAAGTAAGgagacaggaagggagggaggcctcGGGTCTAAGGGGAGGAGTCCGGGGCCTGACCTGTGGGCTGCTGGGAGAGGGACATTGCCCTCTGCTCAGGACGAGGGTAGGAGCACCAAGGCTTACACAGAGCCTTTAGGTGGGACGTGGAGACCATGAGTGGCTTCGGCTCACCCATCATCTTCTGTCACCAAGAGAATCCTGCAAATGCCTAAAGGGCCGAAGGCCCTGTGAGGCTGGGcaccaggggcaggggcagatcCCGGCGGAACAGGGCTTCTGCTCATCTTGTTACTCACGGAGCTTCCCTGGCCCTTGCCCAGGGCCAGGCCCTGCAAAGActctagggacccaaagaggacacaGACTAGCCCCTGTCACTGAGGGATCCACCTCCAGAGACCCGTGCTGGGCCAGGAGGCTGCGGTGGACTTCTGCTCAGTGGAGGGATGAGGACAGGGTGGGCTGGGGATCTCCTGGATACAGGCCTAGGAGGCAGGTGGTCGACACCTCATTCCTGTCCATGGCAGTGGCCAGCTGAGTCAGGTCAGCTGCGGACCTGTGGCTGTGTTCCTGTCTGGGGGACCCTGGCCCAGGTTCCTGCTTCCTGAGTCTCAGGCCTGGCCCCAGAGAGAACCTTCTCTCTGAAAGCTGGGCCCTGCCCGACCTCATCTCCACTAGCTTCAAACCAGTGGACGGGCGGCCTGACAGCTGGCACCCTGCAGGCTCCCCTCATGCCTGCAGAGCCCATGCCCCAGAGGCCTTTAGTGTTCCAGCCTTTGCCAACCTCCCTTGTTTCACTGCAACCACTGCCACCCCCCACATCCCTGCTTCACCCACCCTGTTCCCCAAGCACAGCACCTACCTCACCTCTGCGCCTTTGCGCACACCGTCGCCTCTGCCCAGAATGTTCTCCGGCAGCCCAGCCAGCGCCAGGCTCAGTGACGGAGATTGGGAGGCCGAATTCCTCCTGCCCACTGCACCTCCTGGCCCCCGGCCCGGCTCCACGCACTGCTCCCGGCCATCTCCACACTTCCCAGGGGAGCTTTTGGCTCCACGTCCTTCCCTGCTGGGCCATCTCCACTGAGAGTGctctttgttcttgtttttgatttgttttcatcttttccctccttttctttctttttttcttcttctttgtttagagagaagtcttgttaaaAGGAGTTCTGGCTTTTCCCTCCCCCTGACTTGAGAACCCAACAAgggcccctgcctcccctgcGATGAGGTCTGGGGCATGCTCTGACCTCTCCTAGGGTCACCACCTCCGACTCCCTAGCTCTCtgaccctccctccctgagaCCTGTGGGGGCCCCGGCCCAGTCCCACTCttctggaggggggagggggaaccCAGCCTGAGCCTGGCAAACCCTCCCCAGCCTTCAAAAGCAGCTCGGTGGCCCTTCCTCTGAAAGCCCTTGCTGAGGAGGTGAGGTTTTCCTCCCGAAGGCCCCTCAGTGCCCTGTGTTCCCGCTGGGTTTGCTCTTGGGGCACTGGATGGACTAAACTGCTCCAGGGCGGGGCTGATTCTTGTTCACAAATGAGTCCTCTGGGCACCTGGCAGTGTTAACTGATTTCAGTGCTATTTGATGGATGGATTGATAAGACCAGCAGGTGGTAAGGGATTTAGTCAGTGGGTAGTTGGGTGAGTGAATGGTGGAGCTTTAAGTAGGTGGCTGTACAGCTTGCTGAAGGGGTGGGTGCATGGGGTGGTCAGACAGGAGAGTGAATACCCAGGtaggggtgggtggatgggtaaGTGGTTGAGTGGGTGCAAGGGGAGGTATGGATAGTTGGAGGCCAAgctggtgggtggatggatggagggatggacgCTTGAGGGGGTAAACAATGGGCAGAACCCTCTGTGGTGCAGGCAGACATGGGGCCTTTTAATCTGTGGGAAAGGAAACACTCCATGAACTGCCACACTCAGAaagctgtggctgtggctggaaATGGAGCTCTAAGGTGATATAAGGGGAGGCGCAGGCAAGAAGAGCTGCCTGGGGGCTCTGGGGGCCCAGAAGGCCAAGCCAAGCAGGTTGCCAGGTCTGGCCTCCCCCCACTTCCCAGGCAGCAAGAGCTCCTGGTCCACTTCCTACAGCTGGTGGCTGGGGTGGAGCAACATCAACAGAAATTCCGCTCCCAGGCCTCCATCACTGATGAGATTGTGGACACTGCATTTAAGGCAAGCCTGGGCaggcctggaggagggaggggaagggcccTGGAAGGCCAGGCTTGAGGGGCTCATGCCAAGAAGTGACCCTGAACAACAGTGACATGGGTGTGCAGGAAGGAAGATGCCACACTGGCTCAGACACCCTCCTGCTGCTTCCCCCACAGGCTGGAGAGGAGGACTTCAGGAAGTGAACCCAAAGAGAGGGGACCCCCATGCAGGCCACAGGCTGCAGCACTGACAAGCTGCCTGCCAGGGTGGGTGCGGCCTAGTCTCCACATCTGCTGGAATGATTGTCAGGCCTGCAGGGCCGCGCCTCAACAGAGTTTTAAAACCCCAAGCTGCTCTGTGTCCTCCCTGGCCGGGCCAAGGCACAGGGCAGGGGAAGCTGTGTGCACGAACACTCGTGTGTGTGGATCGTGCTGCATGTGGGGTGGGCTGTTCTCTGTCTCCTCAGCCCCACCGCACCTGGTACCCTAGCTTGGGCCAGCGGTGCATTAGAAGCAGCTGGAGAGTGATGTGGAAAGTGGGCCAGGCTCAGTGCTGGAGTGGCGAGGGGGAAGTCACCCTGCTTTATGGAGGAAGGTCTGTCTGGCCCAAGGGTGGGGGAAAGGTCAGAACAGCACACAGGCATCAGTGCCTAGGGGACCAGGAGGCTCCGGAAATGAGGCTCCAGCCCAGGAACTGGGGTCTGCCAGGGCCCTCAGCATCTCATATAAGGGTGCCAGCTCATGGGGTAGCACAAATCCACAGCTCATAGGTCATTGCCATACCCTGCCCTGCCTGGGGTCAGACCAAAGAGCCTCAGTGAGGCGTACACGGCGGAGGCTGCGCAGGTCCTTGTGGCGTTGGGGTGGGAGCAGGTGTGCGTGTGGAATGGCTGAGCCTCCaccaaaggaaagtggggaatgaGGCTGATGGCTGCTCCCCAGCCTGCCTGGTCTAGGCCTTAGATGAACACCCCTACTTTCAGCCTGAGCCTGGGCAGGATGCCCATGGTTGGGGTGGCCGTGGTATGCTGACCCCAGTCCCCAAGTGCCTGGGTCTGTCCTGTGTGCTGGAGATCTTCATCTGGGTCAAGCTCAAGCCCACCCTGGGGCCTCTCCAAACAGAGGGGATCTTCCACATCCTGCAGCACCCGCCTTACCTTTAGTGAAGCTGGGGTGCAGTACTGCTGAAGGGGGTTGGGAGCAGGATGTGGAGTGAGGACTGAGGGCTGATGGGCAGTGCTGTGAGCCATCTCCCTGCCTCTAGGCTGGACCAGACAGTGGTGCAGCCTCCGGGCCTGAGGACAGCACCTCCCCACCCTGGCCTGGCCAAGGGCTCTGCCTGGCTCAGGACCCATGGACTATGCAGAGGAAATACCATCTGGGAATTAGGCACAGATCCTGAGGGTGGAAAGGCCACACCTCACCCACCACCTCtcactcattcaacaagcatttcctGCCACCCACCCTGTGCCAGCCCCGTGCTGGAGGCTCCTGCTTGGTGGCATATGGGAGCCCATCCAAGCAGCTGCCCCACTGCATCCCCTGGGCTATTGGAGCTGCCACAGCTGGCAGGCCTAGGCAGAAGCCAGGCTGGGAGTTTTCCCCTGCATCCCTTACTCCTGTCAAACACAGCCCCTTAGCAACTCAGACGTCCCTGTGGGGGTTGTATCTGTTTTCCATCTCTGTTGTCCCCCACAACGTGGCcttggagggcagagggcatggtGTGCTGGGGCTATTCCTCATCGGGTTGCAGCATGGGGCAGGGGACCAGGCAGGCCCATTGGGGCGTGAAGCCTTGCTTGGAGGGGCAGCAGGTTGTGGGGACCCTCCTCAGCCACCACAGTACTGTCTGCCTGGGCCTGATAGCACCCACACCTGGTGCTCCAGGCTTATGCCCATCCTGTCCAAGGTGTGGATGAGGCACATGGGGCTCCGGGGTTTTGTAGTGGGAAGTTTGTATACATCTCTAGGTTGTTTctcagttgggggtgggggtgttgctTCTGTGTGTTTCTGGGTTGCTAGGCTGTGTGCGTGTGTTTTTTCCTGTATGTGTGTAGGAGCATCTaagtgtgtgtgttgcatgtgtggtgtgttgagttctgggtgtgtgtgtatatagcaAGTATGAACTGTAACTGCAAATTCAGGTGTGCAAAAATGTTGCAACTCTGTTTTCTCTAAATAACATTAAATTAATCTGTCCCCTCATCTCTCCTATGGGCAGTAGATTTGACCTTGGTTCCCTGGGGCTCCCAGTGCAGCCCCTTCCAGGGGTCTTGCCCAGGGCAAAGCACTGGGGAGTCCTGGCGTGCGGCCCACGTGTGCACATGAGAGTCCCCCCTCAGATCTTGTGGTCTCTTGGCTCCCAGGGGCTCTGCCACCCCTGGGCCCCATGTGGGTTCAAGAATCTCACAGGCTGGGAACTCGGTGTCCTGGAGCCCCACAGGCTGCACCCACCACATGCTACCCTGAGTTATCCTGGGAGCGGAGAGGGACCATTGCTCAGGCGCTTCTCAAGGTCCTCACCGACTCCGTCCCTTTCTGGTCTTGGGGCATCGTTGCTGTGCTGGGCCTTTGTCTCCCACCCCATTAACCAGAGTATTGGGAGGCTTTGGAGCTTTGCTCTTTTGTCTGTGCTGATGGGGGCCTTGGGGAACTCCAGATTTGGGGGCTGTACCTTGCACCCTCAGCACTGTCTGGGCTGGGACCACAGAGGCCCAGCTGGGGATGGTATGAGCacccccaggagctgggggggTGTCAGCTTGGGGGGGAGGAGTGAGCAGCCAGACGGATTCAAGCAGCAGTGCTAGCGGTTTACTGATGGACGTGGCCCCCAGACTCGCGAGTGCCTTCCACCGATTCACTGGCTCTCATCCACGCCCTCCAGCTCCCTCCGGTTGCTCCGCAGGGCTCTCCATGCGCACACAGTTGTGTTTTTGAAGGTAGGAGATATTCTTCCAGGAAACTACTAAGACCACAAAGTTGCAGTGCAGCTTCTGCAGAGTGTGGAGAAAGAAGTGAGCCTGGGCCCTGGCTGGACTCCTCCCAGGAGGCCTCTGCCTGCAACACTCGGGGGTGAGATGGCCACAACTAGGTCCCAGATCTTTCTAGCCAACTTCTGCACCCCAGGGAAAAAGCCCCAGTGCCCTCATCTCAGCACCCAACCCTGGCCTGGGGGCTGAGTCACCCAGAAGGCAGGAGCAGGTTCTGACTGGACAACCTGAGGACCTCAGGTGCTCAGGCTGGAGAGGGTTGGGCACAGGGCTGTTACCTCCTGCTGTACGCCTGTGGCCAGGGGGCAGTGGGTGACATCTGTGGTGTTTCCATCCACCTTGTTCTTCGGGCAGATTGTGCTCTGCATCTCCACAGTCAAGTAGTACTTGAAGCCAGCCAACAGCTAGGAACAGAGGACAGTGGCAAGTCGGGGTGCCGGGAAACTAGCCTTAGCCCAGACCCCTTACCTTCATCCATCTCCCGTTCCTGTCCCACGGGATACCTTTCAGCATGCTGGCCCTGAGATGCAGACCTGGGCTGGGGGCAGTTCTGGTGGGCATCCCAGGGGAGAGGGCCAGAGGCCTGGGCCACACAGTAGGCTGAGCCCAAGATCGCACATGTCCCCAAGCACAGCATCCTGAAGCCCACAGCCCTAGCCCCCTCGCCCCTCTCCCTGGCCCACCCAGCATCAGGCTGGGGACTGGGGTGAGGCCGGTAAGCTGTGCAGGTCAGCTGGATCCTATtagaaatttggatattttgtgCACCGTGAATTTTTTGCattaacttgattttttaaaatgtattaaaacattATGCTGATTATTTTTGTGGCGCCCCCTTAACCAGACACCAGCTGGGCATCTCGCTTGCCCCGCAAGACCCTCATCCCCGGCCATACCTGCCTCTGCGCCTTGAGAGTGTCCGTGTCTCGGAAGTAGTAGAGGCTGTTGCTGCCCTTGTTGTAGTCGGCCATAGCCACCTGCACCACCTTCACCACCTGCGGGTCGCCGGGCGACAGGGTCTGGAATCCTCCCAACTTGTGCCTGGCCCGTGCGTCCTGAGGCAGCACCAGGAGGCAGAGTGTGAgcagggccaggcccagggccagcGGCAGGTTCCGAGGAGCCATGGTCGTCAGTGGCCCGCCTGCAGCGCTGGCTGCTTTTAAGGCCAGGCTCAGTTGGCCCCGCCCGCCCAGGCTTGCTGTGGCCCCGGGGCCAGGGAGGGATGGCCTGGCCTGGGCCGTCTCCCTGCACCATGGGGGGCAGCAAGTGGGCCGGAGCAGACGGGAAGCTGTGGCCTTGTGCTTCCCAGCCCCCAGGAAACGCCCAGTTCCGAGGTAAAGGATAGCCGCCGTCTGCAGCAGGTGCCAACCACCCAGTTTGCTGGAGGTCCGTCCAGTATGAAACACCCACACGCCTGCACCAGCTCTTACCAGGGCCACCGTTTCCTAGCTGTGTAACCTCGCTCACTGCCTGTGTCCCCTTCTGTAAAACAGGGGGCTGGGGGGATTCTGTAGGTAAAGGGCTTAGAGCAGGCCTGGGGCTATAGATCCTCACACCCAGAATGCAGTGGAAATGAGTAGCATTTCCACTTCACAGaagaggacacaggacacagGGGAAAACTGATCTGCCCAAGGACACCAGCTGGCCAACAGTAAATGCGACACTGGCTTTTGAGCCCAGGCAGCCGACCTCAAATCCGTGCTCTCAAACCAGGCTggacccaaaagacaagaactgGCCAGGAGGGCTGTGTGCCGTACCAGCTCGGCCATATACTGACCAGGTGACTTTGGACCAGTGCCTCTGGAGCCTCAGTGACCTCGTCTGAGGAAAGGTGACAACTCTTATCTCCTAACATTATTCTGACATTACGGCCGAAGACTGTGTCACCCTTAGGTACACTGGGCATGTGCTGGAGGTGCCAGCGAAATAGCACACTATGACTATTTTGGAAAAATCTTGTAATCAATACATTAAAAGCAGCATTGAAGTAGTCAACACAGGAAAAAGTCTGAATTTTGTAGGAAATCTTTGTCCGTATTTTGGAGTTCAGCATAGTTTGCACTCCTAGTCACATGTCGCTGGGGGCAAGTGGGGCCTTTTGCCCCTGGGACACTAAGAGCTTGTCAGTGCTTAGGGCCTCCAAGGATCGTAACTGGGCCTTCGTACAGGTAGTGGTTTAAGAACCTGACAGACGGTTGGGGCTTATTAAGTGGTAGCTATTATTGTGATGAATTTTATGAGTAAACATCTCCAGCCTCCCCACAGCCTCTCCAAATCCCAGGGGCCGGGGAAAGGCAGTGATTTCTCCCAGGGAGATGGGAGCAGAGGTGGTCACTACCCAGTCCAGCTGCCGCCCCACCCGCTCCACCCAGCTATGAAAAACAATCTTGGGATTCCAAGACCAGTCACAAGTTTGTTGCAGGCTCAGGTGTctgccttaaagggacaggcccaCTTTGTGGGAGAGCCAGACAGAAACCTGACCTGAGAGGACCTGGGAGGGGGCAGAgtaaaaggcccaggcctgcagcacagaggagggaggggccTCCCCAAGGGGCCAGGAGCCTCCTCAGACTCTTCCATTCCTTGGAGTTTAGCCGAGCCACCCCTACCTCCAACAGCTCCCTGGAAAACTTGCCCCTGGGACCCCAGCTCACTTGCCCCTACCCTACCTGTCACTGCTTTGATGCCAATGATGCTTTTGCATCCAACCCAATGATTTCCAAAGATCTTTCACTTCTGGTCTTTCACAGACACCCTTAGGGAGTAAGCATCATCTCTGTTTCGCAGAGGAAGACAGTTCATTAGAGAGGTCAGGACGCTTGTCCATAGAGTCACAGGTAGAAGTGGTGTCCTGGTGAGAAGAGAGGAATGGGGAAGGGAAATAAACAATTCCTGGGCTCCCTGTGCCCAGCCTTGTGCCCACGCCTCGGCATATATTTTCTTGTCATCACAGCTCTGCAGGAGTAGTAATGTCCTTTCACAAGGAGACTGGGGTCAAAGGCAAAGGGTCTGTGGTGGGGCCTGGCAGCACCCACATGGCAACGTCCTGGTGTGCAAGTCCCATACTGCTCCACAGGAATATGAGGTCTGCTGTGCAGGGGAGGCTCCCTGGCAGTGGCAGTGCCCCAGGAGGCCTCTCCAGGCTGGGTCTCATCTGGAGAAGAGCCCTCAGCCTGGACTCTGTCCTGTCTGGACCACTCTGGCCTTAGGAGGCCTGGGCCAGATGTGAGCTCGAGGTTGGCCATCCCCGTTAGCCATTGGGCACACCTCCCGTTTTTCTGTGGCCCAGACATCCCAACCCAGGTTGCCCACAGCACCCCTCTCTTGCCCTTGGCCAGGGTGGGCCCTTGACATTCCCTTCATCCTGGGATCAGGCTACCCAGTGTTTTCGTGCTGCCCCCAGAACCACTCTCCTCCTTGTCTGATAATATCTCAGAAAGGAGACCTAATGGCAAGGGAAGCTGGGGCCCAGCAGCGATTAAGCTCCCCTCTGCGGAGGGGCCTCCCAAGGGCCAGGGCTTTCTGCGCAGGGAAGCTGTGCGCTGTGGCGGCCCACGGAGACCAAGCAGCCGGGTCACACGGCAAGTGGAGGAACTGCGGCCAGAGCAGCCCCAGGGGGCTGGCTCAGGCTGCCATCAGTCCCGGCCAGGACTGAGCCCTGGGTCCCTGCAGGGAGGGGCGCTGTGGAGCACACGCACTATGAGCCTTCCACACCACCTGGGCTGCCACTGGAAGGGGTGTCTTGGGCTTGGGTTTGCCCTGTAGCCTCCCCCTACCTCATTTTCAGGGCAGTGGGACCCTTTCAGGACCCTGGAGTGCAAGGGCTGGGTTCACGCCAAACTCCTGCTGAGTGCAGCAGGGAAGGGACGGAGCCTCATCACCATTTGTTGACTTCCAGGCCCCCCCAGGCCCCAAGCCAGGACATCCTGATGGGCAGTTCGGGCTGACATTTAGGTAACCTCCTACCATCCCCATCCTGACCCGCTTTCTCCAACACTCCAGGCCTTGGTCCTTTTGTCCTGTTGGCCGAGTTGGGACTCGATCTGAGAGGCCACACTGTCACAAGGCACATTCTAGATGACCTGCTGCCCCAGAAATGACCCAGGATCTTGTGTGGGATGCATTAAGGAGCCCAGATAAAGGGTTTGGGGCCTGCCAACCTCTCAA from the Manis javanica isolate MJ-LG chromosome 11, MJ_LKY, whole genome shotgun sequence genome contains:
- the CST6 gene encoding cystatin-M, which encodes MAPRNLPLALGLALLTLCLLVLPQDARARHKLGGFQTLSPGDPQVVKVVQVAMADYNKGSNSLYYFRDTDTLKAQRQLLAGFKYYLTVEMQSTICPKNKVDGNTTDVTHCPLATGVQQEKLHCNFVVLVVSWKNISYLQKHNCVRMESPAEQPEGAGGRG